A section of the Bacillus sp. V2I10 genome encodes:
- the pduL gene encoding phosphate propanoyltransferase, translating into MDRQMIERIVADVMAQLGQTTVPAPPDGTIPVAVSARHVHLSPEHVEGLFGKGYELAKKSNLSQPGQFAANETVVIAGPKGSLERVRVLGPSRKLTQAEISWTDATKIGVRPPLRESGDIKGSAPLTLIGPAGSLTLSEGLIIAQAHIHMSPQDAQRFNVQNGEFVTVKISGERPLSIEKVLIRVSERYRLEMHIDTDEANAGFITSRAPGTIINESAGVQAVSPPSFQPVRQAYEFKQKLLSREHVQSIEEAEIIVRKGTIVTPLAIDTARELGKDITFTK; encoded by the coding sequence ATGGACAGGCAAATGATTGAACGCATCGTCGCCGACGTAATGGCGCAGCTTGGACAAACAACCGTCCCTGCGCCTCCGGACGGCACGATTCCCGTAGCCGTTTCAGCCCGTCACGTTCACTTGTCGCCTGAGCATGTGGAAGGGTTGTTCGGCAAAGGGTACGAACTGGCGAAAAAAAGCAATTTGTCCCAGCCCGGCCAGTTTGCGGCCAATGAGACGGTTGTAATTGCGGGTCCAAAAGGGAGTCTTGAGCGTGTCCGCGTGCTCGGCCCTTCCCGCAAGCTTACACAGGCAGAAATCAGCTGGACCGATGCGACGAAAATTGGCGTCCGCCCCCCGCTCCGGGAATCCGGTGACATAAAAGGGTCCGCACCGCTAACGCTCATTGGCCCGGCAGGAAGCCTTACGCTTTCTGAAGGACTGATTATTGCTCAGGCACATATTCACATGTCTCCTCAGGACGCACAGCGTTTTAACGTGCAGAACGGTGAATTCGTGACCGTGAAAATAAGCGGTGAGCGCCCATTATCGATTGAAAAAGTGCTCATTCGCGTATCTGAACGGTACCGGCTTGAAATGCATATCGATACAGACGAAGCAAATGCAGGATTTATTACGTCCCGCGCACCGGGAACAATCATAAACGAAAGTGCAGGTGTGCAGGCAGTGTCTCCTCCTTCTTTTCAGCCGGTCAGGCAGGCATATGAATTTAAGCAAAAGCTGTTATCACGTGAACATGTGCAGTCAATAGAGGAAGCGGAAATTATCGTTCGAAAAGGTACGATTGTTACACCGCTTGCTATAGACACTGCCCGGGAGCTGGGCAAAGATATTACGTTCACTAAATAA
- a CDS encoding BMC domain-containing protein, with product MAEEKKRFIQEFVPGKQLTLSHLIANPDPDMFQKLGIQQAGALGILTLTPSETVIIAGDLATKAANVNIGFLDRFTGSLVIVGSVSEVEMAMQEINRFLSEKLGYTPAPITKS from the coding sequence ATGGCAGAAGAAAAAAAGCGGTTTATACAGGAATTCGTTCCAGGGAAACAGCTGACGCTCAGCCATTTGATTGCCAATCCCGACCCGGATATGTTCCAAAAGTTAGGCATTCAGCAGGCGGGAGCACTCGGTATTTTAACATTGACCCCAAGTGAAACCGTGATTATTGCCGGGGATCTGGCGACGAAAGCGGCGAATGTTAATATCGGGTTTTTAGACCGTTTTACCGGCAGTCTCGTCATTGTCGGCAGCGTGTCGGAAGTGGAAATGGCCATGCAGGAGATTAACAGGTTTTTATCTGAAAAGCTCGGTTACACACCAGCCCCAATCACAAAATCTTAA
- a CDS encoding BMC domain-containing protein codes for MSQAVGMVETMGLIGSIEAADAMVKASNVRIVRQENVDGGLVTIIVEGDVGAVQAAVDAGKEAAKRVGQLVGVHVIPRPDPSVHNMMSPKEPVSDQKELLAKSRTPRVQKPDKKQEDQ; via the coding sequence ATGAGTCAGGCAGTTGGAATGGTCGAGACAATGGGACTGATCGGCTCGATCGAAGCGGCCGATGCCATGGTCAAAGCATCAAATGTCCGCATTGTCAGACAGGAAAACGTCGATGGCGGTCTCGTCACGATTATCGTTGAAGGTGATGTCGGTGCGGTACAGGCAGCAGTGGATGCAGGAAAGGAAGCAGCCAAGCGAGTCGGCCAGTTGGTGGGGGTACACGTTATCCCACGTCCAGATCCGTCCGTTCATAATATGATGTCACCAAAAGAACCGGTCTCGGATCAAAAAGAATTGCTGGCAAAAAGCCGGACACCGCGTGTGCAAAAACCCGATAAAAAACAAGAAGATCAGTAG
- the eutL gene encoding ethanolamine utilization microcompartment protein EutL, translated as MTAHKIFAELPAIQVIPNVDAALAEKLKLQPYQRSIALFTSTIDDIGYTAADEATKKADVDVVYAKSFYAGATHASGPLSGEFIAILAGPSPEEVKSALDAVQIKVKSDAYFEAINGDPGHSFYAHTISRSGTFLSKLAGVTEGEALAYLIAPPVEATIGLDAALKAADVQLCEWVAPPSETNFSGGLLTGSQSACQAAADAFRQTVLTMAAAPKSY; from the coding sequence ATGACGGCACATAAAATTTTCGCAGAGTTGCCGGCCATTCAAGTCATTCCAAATGTCGATGCAGCACTTGCTGAGAAGCTCAAATTACAGCCATACCAGCGAAGCATCGCGTTATTTACATCAACGATTGATGATATAGGATATACAGCGGCGGATGAAGCAACGAAAAAAGCGGACGTCGATGTCGTCTACGCAAAAAGCTTTTATGCAGGCGCCACACATGCATCCGGTCCACTTTCAGGCGAATTTATCGCAATTCTCGCCGGACCGTCGCCGGAAGAAGTGAAAAGCGCGCTCGACGCCGTACAGATTAAAGTGAAAAGCGACGCGTATTTTGAAGCGATTAACGGTGATCCAGGCCATTCCTTTTACGCGCATACGATTTCAAGAAGCGGCACTTTTTTATCAAAGCTTGCAGGTGTGACGGAGGGAGAGGCGCTTGCTTACTTAATTGCCCCACCGGTTGAGGCCACAATTGGCCTCGATGCCGCGTTAAAGGCAGCAGATGTTCAGCTTTGTGAATGGGTTGCGCCGCCATCAGAAACAAACTTTAGCGGCGGGCTGCTGACAGGAAGCCAGTCCGCGTGCCAGGCAGCAGCAGATGCATTCCGTCAGACAGTGCTGACCATGGCCGCCGCACCGAAAAGCTATTAA
- a CDS encoding ethanolamine ammonia-lyase subunit EutB produces the protein MKLKTTLGGEVYHFTDLKEVFAKANEEKSGDRLAGLAAETVQERIAAKTVLSDITLADIRSNPFLPADQDEVSAIIEGDVNEKIYSQMKNWSVAELREYILSNDTGDRELKRISKGLNSEMIAAATKLMSNLDLVHAANKIEILTTCNITIGHKGTLSSRLQPNHPTDNVDGMIASLKDGLSYGIGDALIGINPVDDSVESVKRLLHATYDFIQEWKIPTQNCVLAHVTTQMKAIEQGAPADMIFQSIAGTEAANRSFGISAESIAEANELAKRQGTGTGPQHMYFETGQGSELSAEAHFGIDQLTLESRNYGFARHYDPYIVNTVVGFIGPEYLYNSKQVIRAGLEDHFMGKMHGIPMGVDICYTNHIKADQNDIEDLGVLLTAAGVNFIIATPMGDDCMLNYQSMSYHDVATLNQIFGKTPAPIFLEWLEKMGIYENGRLGPNAGNISLFS, from the coding sequence TTGAAGCTAAAAACGACGCTTGGCGGCGAAGTATATCACTTCACCGATTTAAAAGAAGTGTTTGCGAAAGCAAATGAAGAAAAGTCCGGCGACCGTCTGGCGGGGCTGGCAGCGGAAACGGTGCAGGAACGTATCGCCGCAAAAACAGTTCTCAGTGACATTACGCTCGCTGATATACGCAGCAATCCGTTTTTGCCGGCGGATCAGGATGAAGTATCCGCCATTATTGAAGGCGATGTAAACGAAAAGATTTATTCGCAGATGAAAAATTGGAGCGTCGCGGAACTGCGCGAATACATTTTAAGCAATGACACAGGCGACAGAGAGCTGAAGCGGATCAGCAAAGGGCTGAACAGCGAAATGATTGCAGCGGCCACAAAGCTGATGTCGAATCTGGACCTCGTTCATGCGGCAAACAAAATCGAGATTTTAACAACTTGCAACATTACGATCGGCCATAAAGGCACGCTTTCATCAAGGCTGCAGCCGAACCATCCAACCGACAATGTCGATGGGATGATCGCATCGCTAAAAGACGGTCTATCGTACGGAATTGGTGACGCGCTTATTGGCATTAATCCGGTTGATGATTCCGTTGAAAGTGTTAAGCGGCTTCTGCACGCGACATACGATTTTATTCAAGAATGGAAGATTCCGACGCAAAACTGTGTACTTGCCCATGTGACGACGCAGATGAAAGCAATCGAACAGGGTGCACCGGCAGATATGATTTTCCAAAGTATCGCCGGAACAGAAGCAGCAAACCGTTCATTCGGCATTTCTGCTGAGTCGATTGCGGAAGCAAATGAGTTGGCGAAACGACAGGGAACAGGTACCGGTCCGCAGCATATGTACTTTGAAACGGGGCAGGGTTCAGAATTGTCCGCGGAAGCGCATTTTGGCATTGACCAGCTGACGCTCGAATCAAGAAACTACGGCTTTGCCCGCCACTATGACCCGTATATCGTCAACACGGTCGTCGGTTTTATCGGTCCGGAATATTTGTATAACAGCAAGCAGGTCATCCGGGCAGGTCTTGAAGATCACTTTATGGGCAAAATGCACGGCATTCCGATGGGCGTTGACATCTGCTACACGAACCACATAAAAGCCGATCAAAATGACATTGAAGACCTCGGTGTTTTACTGACGGCGGCCGGTGTGAACTTCATTATCGCCACGCCAATGGGCGACGACTGCATGCTGAACTACCAGTCGATGAGCTATCACGATGTGGCCACATTAAACCAGATATTTGGCAAAACACCGGCACCGATTTTTCTTGAGTGGCTTGAAAAAATGGGCATATACGAAAATGGACGCCTTGGTCCAAACGCCGGTAACATTTCATTATTTTCATGA
- a CDS encoding sugar diacid recognition domain-containing protein: MPSTHTSRGDVMLNTKIAQQIAEKKSKICGHNIVIIDCLGIINASIWKLNRLF, translated from the coding sequence ATGCCAAGCACACATACATCTAGAGGTGATGTTATGCTTAATACAAAGATTGCACAGCAAATTGCAGAAAAAAAAAGTAAAATTTGCGGCCATAATATCGTAATTATTGATTGTTTAGGAATCATTAACGCATCAATTTGGAAGCTAAACCGCCTATTTTAA
- a CDS encoding acetaldehyde dehydrogenase (acetylating), which yields MDKDLLAIQEMRTAVKNAKSAQQKYMSFSQEQVDRIVKAVADAAYAKSAELGKMAVEETGMGVPEHKTIKNEVGSKAVYESIKDLKTVGVVGEDKVKKVVEIAAPFGVVAAIIPTTNPTSTAFFKTLISLKTRNAVVVSPHPYAVKCTDAALKVCEEAAVEAGAPPGLIQCLTKSSMEATQKLMTHQDVNVILATGGSALVQSAYSSGKPAYGVGPGNVPVYIERTAKIEKAVENIVNSKSFDYGTICATEQAIVVDHNVKERVLRELKKNGAYVLNAEEKEKMGKAISLAPGKINPKIVGKSPQSIADLAGITIPEGTRVIIGEETEIGKDVPFSMEKLSPVFAMYTARDGNHAKELCLSLLYLGGRGHSLSLHTENDDVAREFAIDMPVSRILVNTMSSVGAVGGTTGLLPSMTLGCGTFGGNITSDNVSAKHLLNIKRMAYGIKEVDLPKQTTTVSSKNSDATEDIVKEVLKSMNGAPDVDPKMVSKLVSQIVKEILK from the coding sequence ATGGATAAAGATTTACTGGCGATTCAGGAAATGCGTACCGCCGTGAAAAATGCGAAAAGCGCTCAGCAAAAGTACATGTCCTTTTCACAGGAACAGGTTGATCGTATCGTCAAAGCCGTAGCGGACGCCGCCTATGCAAAATCCGCTGAACTCGGCAAAATGGCTGTTGAAGAAACGGGAATGGGCGTACCTGAACATAAAACAATTAAAAATGAAGTCGGGTCAAAAGCCGTTTATGAAAGCATTAAGGACTTAAAAACAGTCGGTGTTGTCGGCGAAGATAAAGTGAAAAAAGTGGTTGAAATCGCTGCGCCATTCGGTGTTGTGGCAGCGATCATTCCGACAACGAACCCGACATCCACTGCGTTTTTCAAAACATTAATCTCATTGAAAACGAGAAATGCGGTTGTTGTCAGTCCGCATCCGTACGCGGTGAAATGTACAGATGCGGCCTTGAAAGTATGCGAGGAAGCCGCCGTTGAAGCCGGCGCGCCGCCAGGGCTCATTCAATGCCTGACGAAGTCATCAATGGAAGCAACACAAAAGCTAATGACGCACCAAGATGTAAACGTTATTTTAGCGACCGGCGGCAGCGCGCTTGTGCAGTCGGCATACAGCTCTGGCAAACCGGCATACGGTGTTGGACCGGGCAATGTGCCGGTTTACATCGAACGTACTGCTAAAATCGAAAAAGCAGTTGAAAACATTGTCAACAGCAAGTCATTCGATTATGGCACAATCTGTGCGACCGAGCAGGCGATTGTTGTTGATCATAACGTGAAGGAACGTGTGCTCAGAGAACTGAAGAAAAATGGTGCCTACGTGTTAAACGCAGAAGAAAAAGAGAAAATGGGAAAAGCCATTTCGTTGGCGCCGGGCAAGATCAACCCAAAAATTGTTGGCAAAAGCCCGCAGTCGATTGCGGATCTTGCCGGGATTACTATTCCAGAAGGCACACGTGTCATCATCGGTGAAGAAACGGAAATTGGCAAAGACGTCCCGTTCTCAATGGAAAAATTGTCACCAGTTTTTGCGATGTATACCGCCCGCGACGGCAACCATGCAAAAGAGCTTTGCCTGTCGCTTTTATATCTCGGTGGCCGCGGCCATAGCTTGTCGCTTCACACTGAAAATGATGATGTCGCCCGGGAATTTGCTATTGATATGCCGGTGTCCCGAATTCTTGTCAATACGATGTCGTCAGTTGGTGCTGTTGGCGGTACGACCGGACTTTTGCCATCGATGACACTCGGCTGCGGCACGTTCGGCGGCAATATTACTTCGGATAACGTATCCGCGAAGCATTTGCTGAATATTAAACGAATGGCGTATGGCATTAAAGAAGTGGACTTGCCAAAGCAAACAACAACAGTTTCGTCAAAAAACAGCGACGCGACAGAAGACATTGTAAAAGAAGTATTGAAATCAATGAACGGTGCGCCGGACGTTGATCCGAAGATGGTCAGCAAACTTGTCAGCCAGATCGTTAAAGAAATTCTAAAATAA
- the eutC gene encoding ethanolamine ammonia-lyase subunit EutC: MNEKLIQTITKLVVEKLQSSESHKKKEISVQLRSEKPNGALIESASAKEEGGKVTFHKTMPKKQQLKQMKKETVSKEAKLAAELQMKTPARIAVGRAGSRPKTSTWLQFRFDHAAAVDAVYGEVSAELLKELDLFQVQTRVKDKEEYIRRPDLGRKLSDEAKEMIKKKCKSLPSVQIIVSNGLSAKAIEENAEDVYLSLVQSLGNLGIQTGTPFYVDKGRVALMDEIGEILQPDVVILLIGERPGLVSAESLSAYLCYKPRFGTIEADRMVVSNIHKGGIPPVEAGAYLGTLIQKILKYEASGVLLVKKEG, encoded by the coding sequence ATGAATGAAAAGCTCATTCAAACCATTACAAAGCTTGTCGTTGAGAAATTACAGTCTAGCGAATCGCATAAAAAGAAAGAAATATCCGTGCAGCTTCGCAGTGAAAAACCAAACGGCGCGCTCATTGAATCGGCTTCGGCAAAAGAAGAAGGCGGTAAGGTCACCTTTCACAAAACGATGCCAAAAAAACAGCAGTTGAAACAAATGAAGAAGGAAACAGTCTCAAAAGAAGCTAAGTTGGCGGCGGAATTGCAAATGAAAACACCGGCACGCATTGCAGTCGGCCGAGCAGGATCAAGACCGAAAACGAGTACATGGCTTCAATTTCGTTTTGATCATGCGGCAGCGGTTGATGCTGTATACGGAGAAGTATCGGCCGAGCTGCTAAAGGAGCTAGATTTATTTCAGGTGCAGACACGTGTCAAAGATAAAGAAGAATATATTCGCCGCCCGGATCTTGGCCGGAAATTATCCGATGAAGCAAAAGAGATGATTAAAAAGAAATGCAAGTCTTTACCAAGCGTGCAAATTATCGTCTCTAATGGGTTGAGTGCAAAAGCGATTGAGGAAAACGCGGAAGATGTGTATTTATCTCTCGTTCAGTCACTCGGAAATTTAGGCATTCAGACGGGAACACCTTTTTACGTCGATAAAGGACGCGTTGCCTTAATGGATGAAATCGGCGAAATCCTTCAGCCGGATGTGGTCATTTTGCTGATCGGTGAACGGCCAGGACTTGTTTCAGCTGAGTCACTCAGCGCGTATTTATGCTATAAGCCGCGCTTCGGGACGATAGAAGCGGATCGGATGGTTGTATCGAACATTCATAAAGGTGGCATCCCCCCTGTTGAAGCAGGCGCCTATCTTGGCACACTCATTCAAAAAATTCTGAAATATGAAGCGAGCGGTGTTTTGCTCGTGAAAAAGGAGGGCTGA
- a CDS encoding BMC domain-containing protein has translation MNREGTALGMIETKGLIGSIEAADAMVKAASVNLVGKVHVGGGIVTVLVRGDVGAVKAATEAGAAAAERVGELLSVHVIPRPHNELEMILPKEQN, from the coding sequence ATGAATAGAGAAGGTACAGCATTAGGAATGATTGAAACAAAAGGTCTTATAGGTTCCATTGAAGCAGCAGATGCGATGGTAAAAGCAGCAAGCGTAAACCTAGTAGGAAAAGTACATGTTGGAGGCGGGATTGTAACAGTTCTTGTCCGAGGTGACGTTGGTGCGGTGAAAGCCGCAACAGAAGCTGGCGCAGCAGCAGCAGAGCGCGTAGGCGAATTGCTGTCTGTCCACGTTATTCCAAGACCTCATAACGAACTGGAAATGATTTTGCCGAAAGAACAAAACTAA
- the mdh gene encoding malate dehydrogenase — MAFQRTKIAVIGAGYTGATVALMTAQKELGDVILLDIPEQENPTKGKALDMLETGPIQRFNSKITGTSNYEDIQDADLVIITAGVARKPGMSRDDLVSTNAKVMRHVSEQVKKFAPDSYILVLSNPVDAMTYVCYKTTGFPKNRVIGQSGVLDTARFNTFVAEELNISVEDISGFVLGGHGDDMVPLVRYSYAGGIPLEKIISKERMDAIVERTRKGGGEIVSLLGNGSAYYAPAAALVQMAEAIVRDKKRILPSIAYLEGEYGYSDLYLGVPTVIGGDGIESVIELPLTLDEKAALDQSVQSVKSVINIL; from the coding sequence TTGGCTTTTCAACGAACGAAAATTGCCGTCATCGGCGCGGGCTACACAGGGGCAACGGTGGCGTTAATGACGGCTCAAAAAGAACTGGGAGATGTTATACTGCTTGATATTCCCGAGCAGGAAAATCCGACAAAAGGAAAAGCGCTCGATATGCTGGAAACCGGCCCGATTCAGCGTTTTAACTCAAAAATTACCGGCACATCAAACTATGAAGACATTCAAGATGCCGATCTCGTCATTATCACCGCTGGCGTCGCGCGTAAGCCGGGCATGAGCCGGGATGATCTTGTATCAACGAATGCGAAAGTAATGCGCCACGTATCGGAGCAGGTGAAGAAGTTTGCGCCGGACAGTTATATTCTTGTTCTGAGTAACCCGGTGGATGCGATGACCTACGTCTGCTACAAGACAACCGGTTTTCCGAAAAATCGTGTCATCGGCCAGTCAGGCGTGCTCGATACAGCTCGTTTTAATACATTTGTCGCAGAAGAATTAAACATTTCTGTTGAAGACATTTCTGGATTTGTGCTTGGCGGTCACGGTGATGATATGGTTCCGCTAGTCCGCTATTCGTATGCAGGCGGTATTCCACTTGAGAAAATTATTTCGAAAGAGAGGATGGATGCGATTGTGGAACGGACTCGAAAAGGCGGCGGTGAGATTGTTTCACTGCTTGGCAACGGAAGTGCGTATTATGCCCCTGCTGCAGCACTTGTACAAATGGCTGAAGCCATCGTCCGGGATAAAAAAAGGATTTTGCCTTCCATTGCGTATCTGGAGGGCGAATACGGCTACAGTGATTTATATTTAGGCGTTCCAACAGTGATTGGCGGCGATGGAATTGAGAGTGTCATCGAACTTCCGCTCACGCTGGATGAAAAAGCTGCACTTGACCAATCTGTTCAGTCGGTGAAGAGTGTAATTAATATCTTATAA
- a CDS encoding EutP/PduV family microcompartment system protein gives MQNRAMLIGSVGGGKSTLTNALLGKKVPAFKTQSLHYYDWIVDTPGEYTENPMFYKNIMATSLEVTHVMYLQDATGEKMIFPPNFSSGIPKLPIGIVTKSDHPDAKIAEALEKLKQTISTGPIVISSAMKGTGLGHIRALADMDTMEEMKAYAMEQDDGLIVFYDSLYI, from the coding sequence ATGCAAAACAGAGCCATGCTGATCGGTTCTGTCGGTGGAGGGAAATCCACACTGACAAACGCGCTTCTCGGAAAAAAAGTGCCGGCATTTAAAACGCAGTCTCTCCATTACTACGACTGGATTGTCGATACGCCGGGAGAATACACGGAGAATCCGATGTTTTACAAAAACATTATGGCGACGTCTTTAGAAGTCACGCATGTGATGTATTTACAGGACGCGACCGGAGAAAAGATGATTTTCCCACCTAATTTCAGCTCCGGCATCCCAAAGCTTCCAATCGGCATCGTCACAAAATCAGATCATCCTGACGCGAAAATTGCGGAAGCGCTTGAAAAGCTGAAACAGACGATTTCAACAGGGCCGATTGTGATCAGTTCGGCTATGAAAGGAACTGGTCTTGGTCATATCAGGGCTCTTGCAGATATGGATACTATGGAAGAAATGAAAGCGTATGCAATGGAGCAGGATGACGGACTGATTGTATTTTATGATAGCCTTTACATTTAA
- a CDS encoding EutN/CcmL family microcompartment protein produces MRIGKVIGNVWATRKEEGLQGLKLLIVQPIQPDGEYVTHPIVAADRIGAGIGDRVLVTSGGSSRFIMRENPIPIDAVIIGIIDSMEVERGE; encoded by the coding sequence ATGCGTATTGGAAAAGTAATCGGAAATGTGTGGGCGACGCGAAAAGAAGAAGGTCTTCAGGGGCTGAAGCTGCTCATCGTCCAGCCGATTCAGCCAGATGGAGAATATGTAACACACCCGATTGTGGCAGCGGACCGCATTGGGGCCGGTATTGGCGATCGAGTTCTCGTGACAAGCGGCGGGTCCTCCCGGTTTATTATGCGGGAAAATCCGATCCCAATTGATGCGGTCATCATCGGCATTATCGATTCTATGGAAGTCGAAAGAGGTGAATAA
- a CDS encoding ethanolamine ammonia-lyase reactivating factor EutA yields the protein MAGFQSKQETIISAGIDIGTSTTKIIISRFSLMNTAGSTHVPRIEIVDKEILYKSPIFRTPLIDASTIDVAGVEKIIRSQYEVAGVQSSDIETGAVIITGETATKQNAREMVHHLSGEAGDFLVATAGPDLEGIIAAKGSGAYDYSVKTGQVTANIDIGGGTANIAVFKREKLLGTCTLHIGGRLIEFSDGIVKSISPPVQRLIEQEGWTLKTGDSIQHPCIGNVTEFMAESMARILANEPVSKDDVLLLGHQPNWEAPVEAVMFSGGISECMYKQESPKPSDIAYSDIGVKLAAALQYNKALTKWSWVEPEETVRATVLGAGTQTTEISGATIQVTSDELPVKNIPVYKFSFKEGLESGFAQFEQSFKEAIDIYDSFQEGQNFVLYLADLPYMGFKDIQTLAKEIVNVMELRHDPEQPILLVVQTDHAKVLGQTLHAMNARQSVICIDQINVDHGDYMDIGRALQSEVVPVVVKTLTFHSS from the coding sequence ATGGCCGGATTTCAATCGAAGCAGGAAACGATCATCAGCGCCGGTATTGATATCGGCACGAGCACTACAAAAATCATTATCAGCCGCTTTTCATTAATGAATACTGCGGGAAGTACACATGTCCCGCGCATTGAAATTGTCGACAAAGAAATTTTATATAAAAGTCCTATTTTCCGAACGCCGCTCATAGATGCTTCGACCATTGATGTGGCGGGCGTGGAAAAAATAATCCGCTCGCAGTACGAGGTAGCAGGTGTGCAGTCATCAGATATCGAAACAGGGGCTGTAATTATTACCGGTGAAACCGCGACAAAGCAAAATGCACGTGAAATGGTTCATCACCTGTCCGGCGAAGCCGGCGACTTTCTCGTGGCGACAGCCGGACCTGACTTAGAAGGCATAATCGCCGCTAAAGGATCCGGTGCCTATGACTACTCGGTGAAAACCGGACAAGTGACGGCAAACATCGACATCGGCGGCGGTACAGCGAACATAGCCGTTTTTAAACGGGAGAAATTGCTAGGTACGTGTACGCTGCATATCGGCGGACGGCTCATTGAGTTTAGTGACGGGATAGTCAAATCGATTTCACCACCGGTTCAGCGGCTTATTGAACAGGAAGGCTGGACGCTGAAAACAGGGGATTCGATTCAGCACCCTTGTATTGGCAATGTGACTGAATTTATGGCGGAGTCGATGGCACGTATTTTGGCGAATGAACCCGTTTCAAAAGATGATGTACTGCTCCTTGGCCATCAGCCAAATTGGGAAGCACCGGTTGAAGCCGTTATGTTTTCCGGTGGCATATCAGAATGCATGTATAAGCAGGAATCACCGAAGCCATCTGACATTGCGTACAGCGATATCGGAGTGAAGCTGGCAGCGGCTTTGCAATATAATAAAGCACTTACAAAATGGAGCTGGGTCGAACCTGAAGAAACGGTGCGGGCGACGGTGCTCGGCGCCGGAACCCAGACGACCGAAATAAGCGGTGCAACGATCCAGGTGACGTCCGATGAGCTGCCTGTCAAAAATATACCTGTATACAAATTCTCGTTTAAAGAAGGACTTGAAAGCGGGTTCGCCCAATTTGAACAGTCTTTTAAGGAAGCCATCGACATATACGATTCGTTTCAGGAAGGGCAAAATTTCGTTCTTTATTTAGCAGATTTGCCATACATGGGCTTTAAAGATATTCAAACATTGGCAAAAGAAATTGTAAACGTGATGGAACTGCGGCATGATCCGGAGCAGCCGATTTTGCTCGTTGTGCAAACCGATCACGCAAAAGTGCTCGGTCAGACATTGCACGCGATGAATGCGAGGCAGAGCGTCATCTGCATTGATCAGATTAATGTCGATCATGGGGACTATATGGACATCGGACGCGCTCTGCAGTCCGAGGTTGTGCCGGTCGTCGTCAAAACATTAACGTTCCATTCGTCATAA